The DNA segment AATCCGGAAGTGCAATTGTGCTGAAAAATTCACCAACCATATGAAATCTCAGAATCACACATCGAAACCCTTTGCGACTACGAGTGAACGCAATCCAATGAACAGCTTCGTTCATGAAAATCTGTGTCCATTGCGATTTAAGTATTTCATAGCAAGGAGCTGAATCGGTGATTTGTCGCCAACAACCAGTACTAAGCTGATACAACTCAACCCTAGGAGGAAGTTCATAATCATACATAGGCGGTCCACCTTCAATATACACTAACCTGACTAACTTGAAGTCGTTTGCGCGAGAATCGAAGCCAAATCCAAGCGCGTACTTGTACGGTGAGCCGTAAACGGTGAAGATATCGCTAGGCCAAGGAAGAGCGAGGAATCGTTGAATCGAAGGATTCCAGAAGAAAATATTCGGACCTAATAAACACAATAATCCGTTGGAAGAACCAACGAGTTTGAAATTGTCGTGCCAATTAACATAAGGAAGCTTCAATTCCTTGTAAATCTCCAAGGTTTGGGAATCGAAATGCAGAGAGTAGCGCTCGGTTTTCTTGGTGCCGGTGGCGTAGCAGCGGCGGAGGAGGAGGAGGCGGCGATTGGTGTGGCGGTTGGTGTTGGATTGATTGAGGTGAGAGAGGATGAAGGCAGGGTCGGTGATGAAGGAACGCCATGGTTTAGAAACGCAGGTGCAGAGGATGAGGGTTTTGGAGGGAAGTTTGAGGAAGATGTAGAACAAAAGCTCCGGCGGGAGAGAATCTAACATCGGATTCCGATTCCGATTCCGATTCAGATTGAGGAGAAAATTGAAGGAAAGTGGCTGAAATTTCGACaggttgaagaagaaggaatgaattaaatatattgaaaaatgagaGCTGGttgtgttttattattttattttatttttttatttccaaaGATACAGCAATTGATTGCGTTTATCCTATGAACACCTCAACTTTTCTTCATTCTTGATGATAGATAATCATGTAATTTGGGTCTTTCGTATCTCTTTTACCGCTAAAATCTATGGTGGAAAAATGGGTAGGTGCATCCTAGCGCCACCTTCTTACTTTCTTTTTGAGATATTGTTGTATTAGACTTCCTCGTAAATATTGGATGGTATTAGTTTCTAATTCGCTTCTCTCGGATGTAATCTCGATATCTTTCAAGTTGACTTGCATAAGAAATTCTTGCACGGATATGGTGCAAATCTACTGCACTTTTATGTTTAAGTTAGTACTATGAATGACTAATTCAACTAAGTACAAAAAGAAATGAAGTTGAATATCTCATTTGGAGATTACTTACCACACAGTCGTGCTTATGTGTGACGACAAGGGTGTTAGGGACATTTTAGGTACTCAAGGTTGTAAGATGCCATTTTGATCTCAgttcatttatttttcaattagtATATATTTTTTGGCTTGACTAGTCGGCTTAAATCTTGAGGCgcaaacattttccttttgggATGCATGCTTTCCTATACCCTTTCCATCCTTTGGGCTTGGGCCCACCCGTGGACTTTGGACAATGCCCTCAacaattttaattctctttttgTGATTGATTCATCTTCGGATGCTTTCTCATACTTTAATATCGGCTACTCATTttaaaattggacaaaaaaCATTTAGGTATGTTATGGCAACAAGTGTCAAACTTTTGTCAATctttttcaaaaacattttttaatttgttttatttatatgatTGGAGGGGTTTGTAGGAATACAAAAGATCCATCCAAGTATTACTCTAATTTGACATCAAATGAAATATaaattagaattttatttttcttattttactgTAGTTTCCTTTTAGTACAATAAGTGGAGTAGGCTCTCTTTGATACTATTCACccttataatttttatttttcgataGTGTTTATGTAGATAATTGCAGTGGGTAATCTTTCACAACTTATAATTAGGTATATAtgaatttttgttaaaaaacaTCGCAAATATAGAAAAGTTTTCAATCTCATAATTTATTTGTATCATTATTTTTAGTATGAACAtttgaaaaagggaaaaataaaatacattacTTAGGCTCATAGCCCACATGTTTGTTGTTTCCAAAATGAGAAAAACGCAACCCAACTCACAAGTAAATGATGCAAAAAATAACCCAATCCACTTGATACAccatatatatttgatacactTGATGATTTTGATGTAGTTGATGCACTTGATGCACTTGACACTATcgatatacacttgatacatCACTGATATACATTTGATGCACTTGATACAATTGATATATCACTAGTATACATTTGATAGACTTGATGCACTTGAAACACtatagataaatatttgaatgtccTTTCTATTTGTTTCGCTCTCTATCTTTCCCTCTCTCGATCAATTGGTTCTTAGGCGTGAAGATTAGAGTTAGTTCATACACCATAGCTACAAAGTAGAAGAGAGAACAATTATcctattatttaataaaatgtagAACAATTCCAATTCCATGGCAAGTTTGTTCGCCGTCCGATGCTCTAATTAAGCTCATAGAGGTTTCAATGATGGTTGTTGAAGATCAAAAGTCGACGTCTGATGGAAAGGTTAGGGTCTTTTTGAAGCAAACATTTAGACATTCCGCTACTACTTCGTCCTGTACCTTTCATTAAACTCATCTGCCTCTAAAGGTGATGAATCCTCATTCCTCCACCTGTGTCTCCTCTATTGCTAAGTTGTTGCTTTTGATGCGGCGTCGGCTCAAGCTCGATCCATcgaataagattttattttcttgtgaGTTTTTACGTTTTATTCATCATAtgaattttgctatttttgtaaaatcTAAAGAACCCAAATTACCTTTGTAATTCCTAGTTAGATTTGCCGCCCATTACCATTTTCCTTTGCAATTAGATTTTCATATGTATTATTCTCCTCCATTTTCGATTTCTCTAATTTCTCtagtttgtttatattttcaaccTTTAGttctcatgtttttttttatacactttaacttttatttaaaaaaacataaaatatatttaacaaatattttCTAGTTTATATTTTATGGACAAGAAAACATCATTTTTACTAAGAGTAACTTTCTATTCCATGATTATGGTATAATCAAGGTTTAAAATGTCTGATTTGTAGATAGAGACATATAATGTAGAACAATTGCAATTCCATTGCAAGTTTGTTCACTATCTGATGCTCTGATTAAGCTCATGGAGGTTTCAATGATAGTTGTTGATGATCAAAAGTCGAAGTCCGACGAAAAGGTCAGGGTCTTTTAGAAGCAAACGTTTAGACATTCCGCTACTAGCGCTACTACTTCGTCCATACCTCTCATTAAACTCATCTGCTTTTGGAGGCGATAAATCCTCATACCTCCACTTGTGTCTCCTCTATTGCTAAGTCGCTGCTTTCGATGCGACATCGACTCAAGCTCGATCCATCGAATAAGCTTTTATTTTCTTGTGAATTTTTACTTTCTATTCGTCATATGaattttgctatttctgtaaaatttaaagaatcCAAATTACCTTTGTAATTCCCCTAGTTAGATTTGCCACCTGTTACTATTTTCCTTTGTAATCAGATTTTCACATGTATTATTCTCCTCCATTTTCGATTTCTCTAATTTCTCTAgttttcttatattttcaaCCTTTAGTTCTCATGTTTCTTATATactttaacttttatttaaaagaacataaaatatatttaacaaatattttCTAGTTTCTATTTTATGGACAAGAAAGCCTCATTTTTATCTAAACATAACTTTCTATTCAATGATTATGGTATAATCAAGGTTTAAAATGTCTGATTTGTAGATAGAGACATATAATGTAGAACAATTGTAATTCCATAGCAAGTTTTTCACTATCTGATGCTCTAGTTAAGGTCATGGAGGTTTCAATGATGGCTGTTGATGATCAAAAGTCGATGTCCGACCGAAAGGTTAGGGTCTTTTTGAAGCAAACGTTTAGACATTCCGCTACTAAAGCTACTACTTCGTCTTGTACCTCTCATTCAACTCATCTGCCTTTGGAGGCGATGAATCCTCATACCTCCACTTGTGTCTACGATGAATCCTCATACCTCCACTTGTGTCTCCTTTATTGTTAAGTCGCTGTTTTTGATGCGGCATCGACTCAAGCTCGATCCATCGAATAGCTTTTATTTTCTTGTgagtttttactttttattcgTCATATGaattttgctatttctgtaaagttTAAAGAAcccaaattaattttgtaattccCCTTAGATTTGCTACCCATTACTATTTTCCTTTGCAATTAAATTTTCACATGTATTATTCTCCTCCATTTTCAATTTCTCTAATTTCTCtagtttgtttatattttcaaccATGTTTCttatatacttttaacttttatttaaaaacacacaaaatatatttaataaatattttctagtTTCTGTTTTAGGGACAAGAAGGCCTCATTTTTATCTAAGAGTAATTTTCTATTCAATGATTATGGTGTCATCAAGGTTTAATATATCTGATTTGTagataaagaaatataatattgaACAATTTCAATTCCATAGCAAGTTTGTTCACTATCTGATGCTCTAATTAAGCTCATGGAGGTTTCAATGATGGTTgttgatgatcaaaagttgacGTTCGACGGAAAAGTCAGGGTCTTTTTGAAGTAAACGTTTAGACATTCTGCTACTGGCGCTACTACTACGTTCTGTACCTCTCATTAAACTCATCTGCCTTTGGAGGCGATGAATCCTCATACCTCCACCTGTGTCTCCTCTATTGCTAAGTCGTTGCTTTCGATGTGGCGTCGACTCAAACTCAATCCATctaataaacttttattttcttgtgagtttttactttttattcatCATATGAATTTTACTATTTCTGTAAAATTTAAAGAACCCCTGTGTCTCCTCTATTACTAAGTCGCTGCTTTTGATGTGGGGTTGACTCAAATTCGATCCATCGAATAAGCTTTTATTTTCTTGTgagtttttactttttattcatCATATGAATTTCTCTATTTCTGTAAAATTTAAAGAACCCAAATTACCTTTGTAATTCCTCTGGTTAGATTTGCCACCCATTACTATTTTTCTTTGCAATTAGATTTTCACATGTATTATTCTCCTCCATTTTCGATTTCtctaatttctctattttttttttatatattttcaaccTTTAGTTCTCATATTTCTTAtataatttaacttttatttaaaaaaacataaaatatatctaaCAAATATTTTCTAGTTTCTATTTTATGGACAAGAAAGGCTAATTTTTATCTAACGGTAATTTTCTATTCAATGATTATGGTATAATCAAGGtttaaaatatcgatgtcgaCGAAAATATTTTGATCTTAAATTTACGAAAATTTTGatagaaatatcgataaaaatCGATTTCTATGgatatttctagaaaaattatAGAGACAAATCCTCATACCTCCAGGTTGTTGCTTTCGACGTAGTGTCCCTTCAAGCTCGATCCATGAGCTTTTATTTCTTTGTGAGTTTTTACTTTTTGTTCGTCATATggattttgctatttttgcaaTATCTAAAAAACCCAAGTTACCTTTATAATTCTCCTAGTTAGATTTGCCACCTATTGCAATTTTCCTTTCCAATTAGATTTTCACGTGCATTATTCTCCTCCATTTTCGATTTCTCTAATTTCTTtagtttgtttatattttcaaccTTTCGTACTCATGTTTCTTATATACTTTaactttcattttaaaaaaacataaaatatatttaagaattttttttagtttctattttatGGACAAGAAAGCCTCATTTTTATCTGATACTAACTTTCTATTCAATGATTATGGTATAATCAAAGTTTAAAATGTCGATGTCGACGAAAATATTTTGGTCTTAAATTTACGAAAATTTTGatagaaatatcgataaaaatCGATTTCTATGgatatttctagaaaaattattgaaaaatccTCATACCTCCATTTTTGTCTCCTCCGTTGCTAGGTTGCTGCTTTCGATGCAGCGTCCCTTCAAACTCGATCCATCGAATAAGCTTTTATTTCCTTGTgaatttttactttttgttcGTTATATggattttgctatttttgcaaTATCTAAAAAACTCAAGTTACCTTTATAATTCTCCTAGTTAGATTTGCCACCTATTGCATTTTTCCTTTGCAATTAGATTTTTACGTGCATTATTCTCCTCCATTTTCgatttctctcatttctttagtttgtttatattttcaaccTTTCGTACTCATGTTtcttatatactaaaactttcattttaaaaaaaatatatatttaacaaatatttttaaatttctattttatggacAAGAAAGCCTCATTTTTATCTAACACTAACTTTTTATTCAATGATTATGGTATAACCAAGGTTTAAAATGTCGATATTGACGGAAATATCAAGgacaatttatgaaaattttgatacaAATATCGATTTTGAttgctatttttgaaaaaatatataaattttttttaactaaatttaaattagtaaataaacctTTTATGATTTCCAAACAAGttaatatgtctattatttatattatatttatactaataatatttttatgactatttttttttgtttcgtAGCTTTTTCTACGATACAATAGAAATATCAATTCACATCTCATGTTAATGTCGAATCTATGAAAACATGAAGTATCGATGGAAATATCAACATTTCGATGGAAATTTAATACTATGGGTAAAACAATAGGGttcttttaaaatctttttgttatttttcaacCAGAAACTTTTTATTTTGCTTTGTCAACCCAAATCCCATGTCTACCCGcaaattcttttgtattttttttttttttctaaatcagCAATTATTTTGagttgtaatatatatatatgaaatgttTTCAGGACAAAATAGGGAATACAATTTTTCCTTCATAGCCTTCTCCTCCttcttattattaataaattagtaaatcttataatttttattttctgatAGGGTTATTCTTTCTTTGTGAAGTTTAATTTGGTATAATTATTCGGTCAATTTTGTGACGTGTAAAACttgattttcattcaaaatttttacCTTGCATGTGTTAAGACGGGTGGGTGAATAGTATAAATATGAGATAAATTTCGCAATATATATCCAAATTTAGGGTGAAAAATATTGACATACAGCCACTAAAAAACTGATCTTTCAAAACTTCCCTCTGATGTAAAAGTGGGGAGCAAAACGAAGCATAATAGGAAAATAGATAtaaacaatataatataataatatataaatataataataaataaataaataaaataaaataactaaaattatgaaaattggaTCATTGAAAATTGAGTGGAATTTTTAAatggatttctcaccaatgtgtattatttcaaaatccaCAAAATGTCTCTGTTTATAGGCAAaatggcaagtaggatgtggtaCACTTTAGATACTATGCATAAGTGGTTGAATGACACATGGACAATATATATGGTAATGAAAAATGACATTTCACattggacactaagcatgaacATCTAATacctatttataatatttataatactccctcATAGATGTccattataaatatatgaaatacatCTCTTTAAAACTTTACTAGGAAAAAACtcaatggaaaaaaatatattagtgaaagaaaaaaagtacatatttcatataatctaataatcctaaaagaatttaatatgtTTACCCCCTCGTGggaacatcacttgagatctttgAATAGTTGCATtctaatgttgtgcaccaatttctcaaaggttgcggtaggtaatgtctttgtaaataagtcggCTAGTTCtcttttaaacaaattttctatACAATGATGTCACGATTGTCTTtgagatcatgagtgtagaaaagttttggtgaaatatgctttgttgtatctcctttaatatatcctcctttgatttggtcTATACAtgctgtgttgtcttcgtataatatttttgggagatttttattagaagaaaaACCACATGTTTcatgaatgtgctgagtcattgatcttaaccatacacattctcgactagcctcatgaattgtaagatttcaacatgatttgagaaGTGACCATTATGGTCTATTTCACTGATCGCCATAATATTGTAGTTCCTCCAAATGTGAATAGATAATCTGTTTAAGATCTAGTTTTGTATAGATAAGAAAATAttcagaatctgcataaccaactagatcaaaattttatttattgaataaaaaaatcctATATTAATCGCTCATCGGTGAtaatggagtatatgcttaatttcactccaatgtctttttgttggagaataactatatcttgctaataaatttactgaaaatgcaatctctggtcttgtattattagcaagatacataagtgcacaaatcatactaagatatggtacttcagaaccaagaaattcttcattatcatctagaggaaatatatctttttcacatctagtgaatgaacttccattggaatgttcaatggatgtgctttgactatataaaatattttaaaaaaatttctttataatttGACTTGTGAACAAACATTtaatctgctaaatgctcaatttgcaagccaaggcaaaattttattttttcgtgATATTTCATCTAagttctttcttaagatattctattgcctttgaaaactttcagaagttccaattatatttaagtcattaACATATACGGTTATAATAGaaaatcctgattgtgatttctttataaaaacacatggacatattagattgttttgatatcattttttttaaaaaaatatcgacTTAGAAAATTAtaccacattcgtcctgattgtttcaatcaaTAGAGcaatctctgtaactttattgaatacaattcccagaaattttatttatatgtttcaagtacTTTAAATCcttccatataaatatgttgtcactacatccataagatgtatATCTAGACTTTCATATGCagtcaaaccaattaaatatattagtgtaattgcatccaccaccgaAGAATACCTCTCCTCATAATTAATACCAGGTCTTTATGAAAAaacttgtgcaactagtcttgctttatattttgtgacctcattattttcatttcttttccttacaaatacccatttgtatcccataggTTTGACACATTTTGGTATTCAAACTACTAGTCCAAAAACCCAGcgtttgaaagtgagtttaattctgcctctattgcttctttccactaaagTCAACTAcgtcgacattcttcaatagattttgaTTCGggatcctcatttttagatataatatcaaagagcaacattatacgcaaaaatgttgttaaTAACTACATGAGTCcagttccatctttttcctgtcatgacatattttattgaaatctcattattatctttatgtattccatcttcctcattagtcatgtcatgaatttcttcatgggtatttacacttaaccaagtcttcttgactattaattattttttcgagaatttttatctttgaaaccaACTGGTCCACTacgcttctggcgtgttccaaactcattagtgacaacttgttgtgttggaatGTTAATTTTCTGGGGAATATTTGtagttggtatatgtgacttagttactttctttacatctacaaatgcatttggtaattgatttgctatattttgcaaatgaattattttctaaacttcaagttcacattgatctgtatggggatctaaatgagacaataacgatgcactctatataatttctttttccaagtTCTTAATTTGtcccccctaatgttggaagatttgtctcattaaaataaaaatcaacaaatctagcagtaaatacatcacctgtcaagggttcaagatatttaataactgatggggaatcatatctaacatatattcctaaccttctTTGAGGCATCTTAGTTTGTTGTGGTGGaccaattggaacatatactgcacattcACAAATTCTcatatggaaaatatttggctcatggtcataagctaattgtaatggtgagtatttatgataagctactggtctatgcgtacaagtgatgttgcatgcaaaatagcatgtcctcaTGCATATGCTGAAAACTTAATTCTCAAAAGTAAtagtcttgcaattaattgcaaatattttataaatgattatgctaaaccattttttgtatgaacatgagctacatgatgttcaacacttatcacAATTggcatacaataattatcaaaagcgtGGGATATAAATTCACTAGTTATCatgacgaatggtcttaatcgTATGatcagaaaattgtgctcttaaattaattatttgaacaagTAATCTTACAAATGCAAGTTTTCGACTTGATAACAAGCATATGTGTGACCATCTGCTAGATGCGtctattaatatcataaaatatctaaatggtccacttggtggatTAATAGGTCcatatatatcaccatgaattcgttctaaaaataagtaattCAGTTCCTACTTTAGCTAGTGAtggtttaataattaatttgtcTTAAGAgaaagcatcacatgataattcattagattgaagaatcttctagctcttcaatgaatgttcatttgaattctcaatgattcttctcatcattataaacCTTGGATGACCCGATCTATCATGCcaaatagcaaatatatctggattcatgaattttaggttcattgttgcatatgtttgaATTACTCGtgtatgagtataatataatttagAAGATAAAACAGgaaactcttccaatatacgtttttcatatgagacggtagatatgatatatagatattctattattcttactattagtctcaatatgataactatTACAACATATATCTTGAAAATttagtagatttctctttgattgactagaaaacaatgcattgtcaattgtaaattttgttcctctaggcaaaataatatttgtttttccaaacccttcaattaggtttgcagaacctgatattgtattaaCTTTTGCTTCCAGTATTGtcagtttgaaaaaatattttctacttataagtattgtatgtgtagttgcactgtctatcagacatagatcttctttactcattttttaatcactcAACATATAAAAATGATCCACGTTTCctcattaaacaaaaataattataataagaaaaacaacacttggaatatacaaaagtaaaTATTTACTCGAAAAAACGTGAATATaggtaaaagaaaacaataacattaagtctagatattctcaaagtcaaaagaaacacttgatgttccatcaaccaTATTAATcttctcttcaagagattcaaataaGTCCGTCACATCCAAaattgtcatatgggatgggtcaaatatgtcattattctagtatgcaaaatttgcttccacatttttctcctttttccttcagggatgcttgatagagatcaacgaAGTGTTTGACGTACgataggtacgtgaccaatgcccaatCAATCTGCAtcgaaaacatttattttcaacactttttgaactcttatcttgtgaagtttttcctttgtgataaTCATTTTGCATGgtccttttgagatttgaatgattagaacaaccaccacgaaaataataattatttctttatcTGCCACGGTCACGATCTCGACcacgaccacgattattaacattcacagcattcactttagggaatggtgttgttctagttggtcgagatttgtgtttttttatcaataactcgttaatttattcggccacgagaagatatgaaattaattcagaatattgtttaaaacttttctcttGATATTGGTTTGTAGGAGCATATTaaagacatgaaatgtagaaaatgtcttctctaacatatcaacatcaataattttctctccgcataacaacaattttgaattgattttaaataatgcggaatTGTAATCatttactgatttaaaatcttgtagccttaaatccatccactcataacgaacttcagaaaaaataattattttttatgatcatacctttctttcaaaatttttcacaagatatgaggatattttattgtaagatactctatTTTCAATCCCTTGtcgagatgatgacgaaggaaaatcatagcttttgcgttgtcctgactggatgtcgattttcttctttaattgtttctcccaaCTTCATAGTATCCAATGAATTTTGGCATCGAACAcccatgaaaaataattattatcattaatatCAAGGGTCgcgaattttaattttataaggtTTTTCATGACAACACTTCAcaaaacattatatttatattagaaatttaatatgtactaaatatgaaaaattttaaaattttaatttattaattataataaagagaaaaaaaatcgaCCTACCTTCAGCGAGGGAAGCTACAGGAGCTTGTgctgttgtgaaattgaggagcaaaGCGGAGCACAATAGGAATACGAATATGGAAAAaacataatattataatataatataataaataaaatataaaataaaataactataattatgaaaattagataatatgaaaaattggtTGAAATTTTCAAGTagatttctcaccaatgtgtgtTATTTCAAGAtctaccaaatgccac comes from the Benincasa hispida cultivar B227 chromosome 5, ASM972705v1, whole genome shotgun sequence genome and includes:
- the LOC120077073 gene encoding F-box protein CPR1-like — its product is MLDSLPPELLFYIFLKLPSKTLILCTCVSKPWRSFITDPAFILSHLNQSNTNRHTNRRLLLLRRCYATGTKKTERYSLHFDSQTLEIYKELKLPYVNWHDNFKLVGSSNGLLCLLGPNIFFWNPSIQRFLALPWPSDIFTVYGSPYKYALGFGFDSRANDFKLVRLVYIEGGPPMYDYELPPRVELYQLSTGCWRQITDSAPCYEILKSQWTQIFMNEAVHWIAFTRSRKGFRCVILRFHMVGEFFSTIALPDCLVNEFPQNLKVAVLGGELCVLQCGWYPFGNRYVSSVWMLRKYDVFESWAKILSVDPSQGLGMVLGCRENGEMLMTSRNGELVSYKPENQIVKGLGIRGAQDSFFVDTFVESLALLNEGERIVKQDYEDEDWELE